The following proteins are co-located in the Fructilactobacillus carniphilus genome:
- a CDS encoding L-lactate dehydrogenase, whose product MTKKHQKVVLVGDGAVGSSYAFAMVQQALAEEFVIVDINKDRTEGDAMDLEDAIPFTAAKNIYSGDYPDCKDADLVVITAGAPQKPGETRLDLVNKNLKILASIVKPVVDSGFDGIFLVAANPVDILTYATQKISGFPKEKVFGSGTSLDTSRFRVAVAKKFDIDPASVDAYILGEHGDSEFADIDEASVGNVPLVKYAADRGVSKDTLLELEDDTRNKAYQIINKKGATFYGVGTSLMRISRAILRNENAVLPVGAPMDGQYGLNDIYIGTPAVVNAHGIADVLEVQLSEEEQAKMAASAKTLKETAEKGMKETGLA is encoded by the coding sequence ATGACTAAGAAACACCAAAAAGTTGTTTTGGTTGGAGACGGAGCCGTGGGTTCCTCATACGCCTTTGCCATGGTGCAACAAGCATTAGCTGAAGAATTTGTCATTGTTGACATTAACAAGGATCGGACCGAAGGAGACGCAATGGATTTGGAAGATGCCATTCCATTTACGGCTGCCAAAAACATTTACTCCGGTGACTACCCTGATTGTAAGGATGCTGACCTGGTGGTTATCACAGCCGGTGCTCCCCAAAAACCAGGTGAAACTCGTCTCGACTTGGTTAACAAGAACTTAAAGATTTTAGCTTCCATCGTTAAACCAGTGGTTGACTCCGGTTTTGACGGCATCTTCTTAGTAGCCGCTAACCCAGTTGACATCTTGACTTACGCTACCCAAAAGATTTCTGGTTTTCCAAAGGAAAAGGTCTTTGGTTCCGGTACTTCTTTAGATACCAGCCGGTTCCGGGTGGCAGTTGCCAAAAAGTTTGACATTGACCCCGCTAGTGTTGATGCTTACATTTTAGGTGAACACGGTGACTCCGAATTTGCTGACATCGACGAAGCTTCCGTTGGTAACGTTCCGTTAGTAAAATACGCTGCTGATCGTGGCGTTTCCAAGGACACCCTCTTAGAATTAGAGGATGACACTCGGAACAAAGCTTACCAAATCATCAACAAGAAGGGCGCTACTTTCTACGGAGTCGGAACTTCCTTAATGCGGATTTCTCGCGCCATTCTCCGGAACGAAAACGCCGTTCTTCCCGTTGGTGCACCCATGGACGGTCAATACGGCTTGAACGACATTTACATTGGTACCCCAGCTGTGGTTAACGCGCACGGAATTGCTGATGTGCTTGAAGTTCAACTTAGTGAAGAAGAACAAGCCAAAATGGCTGCTTCCGCTAAGACTTTAAAAGAAACTGCCGAAAAAGGAATGAAAGAAACTGGTTTAGCTTAA
- a CDS encoding Xaa-Pro dipeptidyl-peptidase, whose product MKINQFAQLTNVPLAQIQQELADVGFAVTPAPLKEMLWAYLQKAHWHYTTREALLDHFNQYLATPTTTLAQFFTDDQPLTTEIFTLIGLQLLGFQVGPDFKAETPQASWQQLGLAPLPEITDADSLERAWYQLLTTHTPQVLTYLDQLATQGYFIQAQFDHQHPLYFNGKAQAVFNVRDFHYETVFVETDFDSDKDGQTDLLKVEITRPDALTPVPAVYTASPYDQGINETLGEQLTHDVNVDLQPKPASQFQPQPTVTLTSGQAHAVHGQANDATLTHEPHPGYTLNDFLLPRGFASVYAAGIGTIDSDGLQTCGDPYQTASTIAVIEWLHGDRRAFTNRTDGITIKADWCNGSVGMTGRSYLGTLAIAAATTGVPGLKTIIPEAAISSWYDYYRENGLVVAPGGFQGEDADVLAGETFSRSLCAGDELRTKPAFTQQLQDLKTGQERQTGNYNQFWDDRNYRNHDQRVQADVLLVHGLNDWNVKLKNAGHFWQDIQALPISKKLILHQGQHMYLNAFPSFDYSDLVNLWLSNKLAGVENGVDETVPAVIVQDNVTPETWHAQPNWLTKAPTKHSLQFNRQHWTQSYSEDQFHTFSTHPEQWEQKLLSLADQELDPQRTVALLNLDHELTINGTVTLDVAVSSDQPVGMLSAVLLDVGNARRLQPAPTVSAPRGLPLGYQWYRDDIREFQLEKFPSDHKIISRVHLNLQNRTSPAVTETIDPGKFYQLHLDFQPVYYHLPKDRHLAVVLYATDFMMTNRNRQAINYQLQTKNAQIHLPQ is encoded by the coding sequence ATGAAAATCAACCAATTTGCCCAACTTACGAACGTTCCACTTGCCCAAATCCAGCAAGAACTGGCAGACGTCGGCTTTGCTGTTACCCCGGCGCCACTCAAGGAGATGCTCTGGGCTTACTTACAAAAGGCGCACTGGCACTACACTACTAGGGAGGCCTTGTTAGACCATTTCAACCAGTACCTGGCCACTCCCACCACTACCCTAGCGCAATTCTTCACTGACGACCAACCCCTGACGACCGAAATTTTCACTCTCATCGGCCTCCAGTTACTGGGCTTTCAGGTCGGTCCCGATTTTAAAGCGGAAACGCCCCAGGCCAGTTGGCAACAGTTAGGCCTTGCACCCCTACCTGAAATTACGGATGCTGATTCATTAGAGCGCGCTTGGTATCAGCTGCTCACCACGCACACTCCGCAGGTTTTAACCTACCTCGACCAATTAGCGACCCAGGGCTACTTTATCCAAGCGCAGTTTGACCACCAGCATCCGCTGTACTTCAATGGCAAGGCCCAGGCCGTTTTCAACGTCCGGGACTTTCACTACGAAACTGTGTTTGTGGAAACGGATTTTGACTCCGATAAAGACGGCCAAACTGACCTGCTGAAAGTTGAAATCACTCGTCCCGACGCCTTAACGCCAGTCCCGGCGGTCTACACTGCTTCTCCCTACGACCAGGGCATTAACGAAACGTTGGGTGAACAGCTCACCCACGACGTGAACGTAGATTTACAACCCAAACCCGCTAGTCAGTTTCAGCCCCAACCGACCGTGACCTTAACATCAGGACAAGCCCACGCTGTCCACGGCCAGGCTAACGACGCCACCTTAACTCATGAACCCCATCCGGGCTACACCCTCAACGATTTCTTGTTACCCCGAGGCTTTGCCAGCGTGTATGCGGCTGGGATCGGAACAATTGATTCGGATGGCCTGCAAACCTGTGGTGATCCCTACCAAACTGCTAGTACCATCGCGGTAATCGAATGGCTCCACGGCGACCGTCGGGCCTTCACCAACCGAACCGATGGCATCACCATCAAAGCCGACTGGTGTAACGGCTCCGTCGGAATGACCGGCCGTTCTTACCTGGGAACGTTAGCGATTGCCGCCGCCACGACCGGAGTTCCTGGTCTAAAAACCATCATTCCAGAGGCCGCCATTTCGTCCTGGTACGATTACTACCGCGAAAACGGATTGGTCGTGGCCCCCGGTGGTTTTCAAGGTGAGGATGCCGACGTGCTGGCCGGTGAAACCTTCTCGCGCAGTCTTTGTGCCGGAGATGAACTCCGAACCAAGCCGGCCTTTACCCAGCAACTGCAGGACCTGAAAACGGGTCAAGAGCGTCAGACCGGCAACTACAACCAGTTCTGGGACGACCGTAACTACCGCAACCACGACCAACGGGTGCAAGCCGACGTGCTGTTAGTTCACGGTTTAAACGATTGGAACGTGAAGCTCAAGAATGCCGGTCACTTTTGGCAGGACATTCAAGCACTTCCGATTAGTAAAAAACTGATTCTGCACCAGGGTCAACACATGTACCTAAACGCCTTTCCGTCCTTTGACTACTCCGATTTGGTAAATCTGTGGCTCAGCAACAAGCTGGCCGGCGTGGAAAACGGGGTAGACGAGACTGTGCCCGCAGTAATTGTGCAAGACAACGTCACTCCCGAAACCTGGCACGCTCAACCCAACTGGCTCACAAAGGCCCCCACGAAACATTCGTTACAGTTTAATCGCCAGCACTGGACGCAATCCTACTCTGAGGACCAATTCCACACCTTTAGCACGCATCCCGAGCAGTGGGAACAAAAACTGCTCAGTTTGGCTGACCAGGAGCTGGATCCGCAACGAACGGTGGCTCTGTTAAACCTTGATCACGAACTCACCATCAACGGAACCGTCACCCTCGACGTCGCCGTCAGCAGTGATCAACCAGTGGGAATGTTGAGTGCAGTCCTCCTGGACGTGGGGAACGCCCGTCGCTTACAGCCCGCCCCGACCGTTTCGGCTCCCCGAGGCCTGCCCTTAGGGTACCAATGGTATCGAGATGACATCCGCGAGTTTCAACTGGAAAAGTTCCCGAGTGACCACAAAATTATTTCCCGGGTCCACCTCAACCTGCAAAATCGGACCAGTCCGGCTGTGACGGAAACGATTGACCCCGGAAAGTTCTACCAATTGCATTTGGATTTTCAACCGGTCTACTACCATTTACCGAAAGACCGGCACTTAGCCGTGGTTCTCTATGCCACCGACTTCATGATGACCAACCGAAACCGGCAGGCAATTAATTACCAGTTGCAAACAAAGAATGCCCAAATCCACCTGCCCCAATAG
- a CDS encoding ATP-dependent Clp protease ATP-binding subunit has protein sequence MADSLTPSAKRVLNIAQDQARSFKHQAVGTEHLLLALTLEKTGIAYETLTQLSITDQDVFEEIEQRVGYGNLDAEETTYLSYSPKMREIIALAARIAQQYGSLKVGPEHLLLALTTDEKGVAARIMAGLGTTPEEVRKITIRKMGVPDQGVGAAREQQNEESQTPTLDSLAKDLTKTARDGQLDPIIGRSCEIKRAIQVLSRRTKNNPVLIGEPGVGKTAIAEGLAQKIVQKKVPEEMLNKRIMMLDMGSLVAGTKYRGEFENRLKKVINEIQTSGNVILFVDELHTLIGAGGAEGAIDASNILKPALARGELQMMGATTLDEYQKHIESDAALERRFATIQVNEPSVQEAKEILRGLRPKYEEHHHVQITNGAIDAAVDLSNRYISDRFLPDKAIDLMDEAAAKVRIDELQGTSPVLKKQQELEEARRDKDQAIEDQRFDDAVSIRAHEQELEQELAKLQKQSDQQRQRENNEHQYNLRETAEDVARIVAEWTGVPVTKLQKSDTEQLINLETQLHKHVIGQDQAVSAVARAVRRARSGLKDPNRPIGSFLFLGPTGVGKTELAKQLAATMFGSADDMIRVDMSEFMEKYSTSRLVGSAPGYVGYDEGGQLTEKVRNHPYSVVLLDEVEKAHPDVFNMLLQVLDDGYLTDSKGRKVDFRNTIIIMTSNLGATALQQQKTVGFETDQTRNRDREMKQVIDEQVKQFFRPEFLNRIDETVYFHSLTKSELHQIVKLLTHKLVTRVEAQGYELRLTPAAIDAVVAKGYQPEYGARPLRRAIQTLIEDPLSEDLLAGKFEKGDRITVGARKNEITITSKAPKLV, from the coding sequence ATGGCAGATTCATTGACTCCGAGTGCTAAACGAGTATTAAACATTGCGCAGGATCAAGCGCGGAGCTTTAAGCACCAAGCGGTGGGAACCGAACACCTCCTGCTGGCGCTAACGCTAGAAAAAACTGGAATTGCCTACGAAACTTTGACGCAGCTCTCAATTACAGATCAAGATGTTTTTGAAGAAATCGAACAACGAGTTGGCTACGGAAATTTGGATGCAGAAGAGACCACGTACCTAAGTTACTCGCCCAAGATGCGGGAAATCATTGCCTTGGCCGCCCGGATTGCGCAACAATATGGAAGCCTAAAGGTCGGACCGGAACACCTGTTGTTAGCCTTAACGACTGACGAAAAGGGAGTTGCTGCCCGAATCATGGCCGGACTTGGTACTACCCCTGAAGAAGTTCGCAAGATTACGATTCGTAAGATGGGCGTACCGGATCAGGGTGTGGGCGCCGCGCGCGAACAACAAAACGAGGAAAGCCAAACCCCTACGTTAGATTCATTGGCAAAGGACTTGACTAAGACGGCTCGCGATGGTCAACTGGATCCAATTATTGGGCGGAGCTGCGAAATCAAACGGGCCATCCAAGTCTTGAGTCGCCGGACGAAGAACAACCCCGTTTTAATTGGAGAACCAGGGGTTGGAAAAACCGCAATTGCAGAAGGACTAGCCCAAAAGATTGTCCAAAAGAAAGTTCCAGAAGAAATGTTGAACAAGCGGATTATGATGCTGGACATGGGTTCCTTAGTGGCTGGCACTAAGTACCGGGGTGAATTTGAAAATCGGTTAAAGAAAGTGATCAACGAAATTCAAACTAGCGGGAATGTAATCCTGTTTGTGGATGAACTACACACCTTGATTGGGGCTGGTGGAGCTGAAGGAGCCATTGATGCTTCGAACATCTTAAAACCGGCATTAGCCCGGGGCGAACTCCAAATGATGGGGGCCACTACTCTAGACGAATACCAAAAACACATTGAATCGGATGCAGCGTTAGAACGGCGGTTTGCCACGATTCAAGTCAATGAGCCATCAGTACAAGAGGCGAAAGAAATTCTGCGCGGGTTACGACCGAAATATGAGGAACACCACCACGTGCAAATCACAAACGGGGCCATCGATGCCGCCGTGGACCTATCTAACCGCTACATTAGTGACCGCTTTCTGCCGGATAAAGCCATTGACCTAATGGATGAAGCAGCCGCTAAAGTTCGCATTGACGAACTGCAGGGCACGAGTCCGGTCTTGAAGAAACAACAAGAATTAGAAGAAGCCCGGCGCGACAAGGATCAAGCCATCGAAGACCAACGCTTCGACGACGCCGTTTCCATTCGGGCACACGAGCAAGAGTTGGAACAAGAGTTAGCCAAGCTGCAAAAGCAAAGTGACCAACAACGGCAACGTGAAAACAACGAGCACCAGTACAATTTACGCGAAACTGCTGAAGATGTGGCCCGGATTGTGGCTGAGTGGACGGGGGTTCCAGTTACGAAGCTCCAGAAATCTGATACTGAACAGCTGATTAACCTTGAAACGCAATTACACAAACACGTCATTGGCCAAGACCAGGCCGTTTCGGCAGTGGCGAGAGCCGTGCGACGGGCCCGGAGTGGTTTGAAGGATCCAAACCGGCCGATTGGGTCGTTCCTCTTCTTGGGACCAACCGGGGTTGGAAAAACGGAACTGGCCAAGCAACTAGCTGCCACGATGTTTGGCTCGGCGGACGACATGATTCGGGTCGACATGAGTGAATTCATGGAAAAGTACTCGACTAGTCGGTTGGTGGGGTCTGCACCTGGTTACGTGGGCTACGACGAAGGTGGTCAATTGACCGAAAAGGTGCGGAATCACCCGTACTCAGTGGTTCTACTTGACGAAGTTGAAAAGGCCCATCCCGACGTCTTTAACATGCTACTGCAGGTCTTAGATGATGGGTACCTGACTGATTCAAAGGGGCGCAAGGTTGATTTTCGCAATACGATTATCATCATGACGTCGAACCTGGGGGCCACGGCCTTGCAACAGCAAAAGACGGTTGGGTTTGAAACGGACCAGACGCGAAACCGTGATCGGGAAATGAAACAGGTCATTGATGAACAAGTCAAACAGTTCTTCCGGCCGGAATTCTTGAACCGGATTGACGAAACGGTTTACTTCCACTCCCTGACTAAGTCAGAACTGCACCAAATTGTGAAGTTACTGACGCACAAGCTGGTTACCCGGGTGGAAGCCCAGGGTTACGAACTTCGCTTAACCCCAGCAGCCATCGACGCTGTGGTGGCCAAGGGTTACCAACCAGAATACGGAGCTCGGCCGTTACGGCGGGCCATCCAAACTCTGATTGAGGATCCGTTGAGTGAAGACCTCTTAGCTGGTAAATTCGAAAAGGGCGACCGGATTACAGTCGGTGCGCGGAAAAACGAAATTACCATTACTAGCAAAGCTCCCAAACTAGTTTAA
- a CDS encoding aminotransferase class I/II-fold pyridoxal phosphate-dependent enzyme, with protein sequence MVNLIDAVQPNVIQTQLSDIYGFSEQLAQIPDLVSLTIGEPDFPTPEHVKKAGMAAIAADESHYTATWGRIGTRTAAANYLKQRYDVDYDPATQVVITNGVTEAMYATLATFVGKGDEVLLPTPAFPVYDSLVELNEGKLVEIDTQPDEFLLTPERLQATLDAHPHAKVLIVNFPSNPTGRSYSTAQIQALAKVISQTNLVVVSDEIYSELTYTGRHVSLAKYLPDQTILFNGLSKSHAMTGWRIGVAAGPAPVMTEIAKVRELMSTSVMTAAQVAAEEAFGNGMDDAAPMRAEYERRRDYVYNEFTRLGFACEKPQGAFYLFAKIPERFHLNSAAFCQDVAKTVKVGMIPGSSFGAGGEGYVRISYATSMSNLEEAIRRLQSYCDEH encoded by the coding sequence ATGGTAAATTTAATTGATGCAGTGCAACCAAACGTCATTCAAACCCAGTTATCGGATATTTATGGGTTTAGTGAACAATTGGCGCAGATTCCGGACCTCGTGTCGTTAACGATTGGGGAACCGGACTTTCCGACCCCAGAACACGTCAAAAAAGCGGGGATGGCAGCCATTGCAGCTGACGAAAGTCACTATACCGCCACTTGGGGCCGGATTGGCACCCGAACTGCAGCTGCGAACTACCTGAAACAGCGCTACGACGTCGACTATGACCCGGCAACGCAGGTCGTCATCACGAACGGGGTTACGGAAGCGATGTATGCAACGTTAGCAACCTTCGTGGGCAAGGGTGACGAGGTCTTACTACCGACGCCTGCCTTTCCCGTGTATGACTCGTTAGTGGAACTTAACGAGGGAAAACTGGTGGAAATTGATACCCAACCCGATGAATTTTTATTAACTCCAGAACGGTTACAAGCCACTCTGGATGCTCATCCCCACGCTAAGGTGTTAATTGTGAACTTTCCGTCTAATCCGACTGGACGCAGTTATTCAACAGCACAAATTCAGGCACTAGCAAAGGTAATTTCCCAAACAAACTTGGTGGTGGTTAGTGACGAAATTTACAGTGAATTAACTTACACCGGCCGGCACGTTTCGCTTGCGAAGTATTTACCGGACCAAACCATTTTGTTTAACGGGTTGTCCAAATCCCACGCTATGACTGGTTGGCGGATTGGGGTTGCTGCTGGACCGGCCCCGGTGATGACTGAAATTGCCAAGGTTCGCGAATTAATGTCTACTTCCGTGATGACCGCAGCCCAGGTGGCCGCCGAGGAAGCCTTTGGCAACGGAATGGATGATGCCGCCCCGATGCGCGCGGAGTACGAACGCCGGCGGGACTACGTGTACAACGAATTTACGCGCTTGGGCTTTGCCTGTGAGAAGCCCCAGGGAGCCTTTTATCTCTTTGCCAAGATTCCGGAACGTTTCCATTTGAACAGTGCTGCTTTTTGCCAGGACGTGGCGAAGACAGTGAAGGTTGGCATGATTCCTGGTTCAAGTTTTGGCGCCGGGGGCGAAGGCTACGTGCGAATTAGCTATGCCACCAGCATGAGCAACCTAGAAGAAGCCATTCGACGGTTGCAAAGTTATTGTGACGAACATTAA
- a CDS encoding CtsR family transcriptional regulator, producing MTHHSMSDTIEEYLKQLLLSADTAEVEIRRSDIADHFDVVPSQINYVIKTRFTLRDGYVVQSKRGGGGYIRIEQIDLASDTDVFDQLVASIGTRITQKDEEDILTTLYNNGLLSTREVNMISSILTHEAIAITNAETEEKVRANVLTALLSRLRYEC from the coding sequence ATGACACATCACAGCATGTCAGATACAATCGAAGAATATTTAAAGCAATTGTTACTTAGTGCGGATACGGCAGAAGTGGAAATCAGACGTTCAGATATTGCTGATCACTTTGACGTGGTCCCCTCTCAGATTAATTACGTGATTAAAACGCGGTTTACGCTGCGGGACGGCTACGTCGTGCAGAGTAAGCGGGGTGGTGGTGGTTACATTCGGATTGAACAAATTGACCTAGCGAGCGACACGGACGTGTTTGACCAGTTAGTGGCTTCCATTGGCACCCGAATTACCCAAAAGGACGAAGAAGACATTTTAACCACCCTTTATAACAACGGGTTACTTTCAACCCGCGAAGTTAACATGATTTCTTCCATCTTAACTCATGAAGCAATTGCAATTACTAATGCTGAAACCGAAGAAAAAGTACGAGCAAACGTGCTAACCGCTCTGTTGAGTCGGTTACGGTACGAATGCTAA